In one window of Mesoplodon densirostris isolate mMesDen1 chromosome 4, mMesDen1 primary haplotype, whole genome shotgun sequence DNA:
- the TASOR2 gene encoding protein TASOR 2 isoform X2, giving the protein MGRKLNADLRSAGAVAAHTTVFETVSLSSDSLFQRAVSILHTSYLDSASEHGFQYSQVTLVKNDIFLNEYKTFYQEKKASNYTHEELQETYGFLLFETENQAKLVCQRGLCVGSSAITTLGDPGKGVYISKYSDYLHARPWYHGKSGYVVIFNLIKGKVKFVSENYTTNYTSPSSGYDCHVAVNTNKVSHKTSHFRTFELSQYYLYELSGSTVIERPRQICPYVIVAFQYREPKKMAAPAHNRKSIFELRENVLISPWKGKLIIQGCLMCDITLWSSYGTVVPKQLPHELDFKYVMKVSSLKNRLPEAAFRKQNYMEHKVCCQDMCFNLYEVELSNKQGGKVDKLTEYIKREQLAIIRCLEDREFFILLTSSALMSETSFGEEQMGLHGLHLFHSSPSAGLKDLKVEDDISLKVVPVLPALNCALLEAKKSFPEKGICLNTLVKHNFQELYKVDKSPSLTAASQDGIKETAFFGKVSSGFDLTPPAEKCPLQSLTQLRSYFSDPNGYILEVSTVLDLLAECPQSPCISDGICDAGFSLVMTPDPEFHESEAEVRKETETQKNSEEMFKARQGALVPLSPASNLRVQRKRKASTLPVVQSKRVNLCRPFPKRTPAGVNKGPDSPTTPKLVKGQFPQKGKRGGAEVLTAQFGQITKLDRKNQGAPISKDVPVSTNAKRARKRETSSVKTVPRVEPPVKKSPQKQRVNIVKGNQNPRIRKQPQPAKGETSSQLQSEISDGQEDVTSISTAQPENITVAPKDPPENSIVDCDSQALNMLADLALSAATSTTPSSEPRNFPCSSELPQNEVLLSKEHSLCSTSDHEYHRGVKSQKGGPLSKPSSDKSNLTSDPTVSQEEESLVPGIQAPVEAQSALPEETVESSDASQSSFVAVEHSYALLLAEHSKKHLQHRGAPGPAFAKNGTKGPEAGTPVGKVMPFRHQQVTSPLQKLSEAPALRRRSRVLPSSLQDFSRSHTVFSCDGSFKVTFKCEADYVFSLDSKYTNNSLEKTVIRALHGPWNTDLPHNMEEVKLLLHIWVALFYSNQNKVIRSSRKVVEHSNPAKYVSITSTLESFEFSEIEESSGVERCSVDPLLETNEAPRGPAAELSFPDTDPLLPFMKPPPVRGLELWVQNKQKEMFATAGHPETPESQNFIYSCNNEIIGGKAEQESSDKLETSNLVLSSIGSTQTNGSSIPAEDKTIEPLDGTQVTSYNDTVTQSTFAKTYDGISSPSMICQKSVYSTLESKVDVFHAKMQTKTGALQGLIQHSSPINKECQSSLEGKDDMGYVVINLEPVTFTFENNAYAPIETEVVNRADKPTAFNVELIKQVSPATSLKHPGSAFEKAQTQGLRDIPSLAMSGQQGAKYLCASSVSRETLAKEMCSLQKGQAVAGSPSPSDNSLVTEALSLVKSSSYLLPREDRKLSQECFLSTQSLFSISSEEIVEPSQLEEVVSSSASAPLEEKDSLDCIPSMRNASDGSSELKNDKSGLTSENKSFESFNSAFTKQTNLSVNREEVSLELSEEYSDLDLTLTISPPTSPREEAPAGEMEQQQEAPLPCLELQETAEEIIEPEEVPDVNSADHTSMKPLESERKGDNLQTVAFILSKETCALEVAEEVHVASDFPFGSLIEEVSPASSPDCQVPGEEAQPARAESPSSFKLCGEHCEKSDRSSQVESVDLAITEKENSFVGPTHPVGQDNLTQIQQMQLSAEMPLILKNHPGRKDRFLTLPGEVTEELVPSECGEGYSFSEKVPHHDAELNQPASAATCRDSLENLVTSRNPLQPMSVENRNPHLSHLVVETSEPPFSPQKILENKSFADTFVSTTTPNGVNVSLKQQTSPKSLKENVSSSDLKINELCYILVKSLRFGPVAGAEAVQARGNLELPEPTLSSGGATLTHRAGPSNAGMEFQTQEMSVVGMASLLKNNETGAELCETAIDLGGVGSQLHITSSEGRHKPAHMLQDGSPCAGRDLMNGGLFPVYLHADSNQNTAATGETIDTEPSASFVPKSCAPLVCGVFEEQVEDKSADEGPRAEWGSVTRGGGMDISVNSVIHYEPLSGDSDQDTSGECGNPRLDTEESCTLRCSLTEKKQRTSRDGFDSFLNLNSSDYDDWGYSSQVPGLETGISPRSWPVGLKKEDKCVPCYVQIRDLRGIPRAYANFTVTKELRDTTRTLHSLWRHPSITAKGGLLSSWTDTWQVADDLTQNTLDLEYLRFAQKLKQIVKTGIAPCSAPSTTVFPKEPPLQGTMGAFPVTKVPESPRLPPSSRSRSPLMVTVVYSDPRHQSQQARGQTPSCVDHFSSSWKERCGHDRNQLTNSERNSTVPYHLNKLKYNSTLKESRNDISLILNEYAEFNKVMNSHQVTFQEKETHAASGEAEPRELCPSIPQPASYEDMVADMCTSLHVKLERVMKKACTRTFLFHLVETEDKSFFVRTKHILRKGGHTEIEPQHFCQAFHREKDTLIVIIRNEDISSHLHQIPSLLKLKHFPSVIFAGIDSPEDVLNNTYQELFQTGGFVVSDDKTLETLTLVQLKEIVKTLEKLNGNGRWKWLLHYRETKKLKDDVRVDSIAHKKNLILKSYQSANIIELLHYHQCDSRSATKAEHLKCLLNLQIQHVHARFAVFLTEKPVVSREVFENSGILVTDVNDFIENIQKVAAPFRSSYW; this is encoded by the exons TTCTCATCTCTCCATGGAAAGGGAAATTAATTATCCAAGGCTGTCTGATGTGTGATATAACTCTTTGGTCCTCTTACGGTACAGTGGTTCCAAAACAACT accaCATGAACTAGATTTTAAGTATGTAATGAAAGTGTCGTCTTTGAAAAACAGACTACCAGAAGCTGCTTTTAGAAAACAGAATTACATGGAGCACAAAG TCTGTTGCCAAGATATGTGCTTCAATCTGTATGAGGTGGAACTGTCCAACAAACAAGGGGGGAAAGTAGATAAACTAACAGAGTACATTAAAAGGGAGCAATTG GCAATCATCAGATGCTTAGAAGAtcgagaatttttcattttacttacgTCGTCAGCCTTAATGTCAGAAACAA GTTTTGGAGAGGAGCAGATGGGTCTTCACGGGTTGCATTTATTCCATTCATCCCCGTCAGCAG GGCTgaaagacttgaaagttgaagaTGACATCTCATTGAAGGTGGTACCTGTTTTACCTGCCCTTAATTGTGCCCTGCTGGAAGCAAAGAAATCATTTCCTGAAAAAGGAATCTGTCTAAACACATTAGTAAAGCATAATTTCCAAGAACTATACAAGGTGGACAAAAGTCCTTCATTGACTGCTGCTTCTCAGGACGGAATTAAAGAGACTGCATTCTTTGGCAAAGTGTCCAGTGGTTTTGACTTGACTCCTCCAGCTGAAAAGTGCCCTTTACAGTCCTTAACTCAGTTGAGGTCTTATTTTTCAGATCCTAATGGGTACATTTTGGAAGTATCTACTGTACTAGACTTATTGGCAGAGTGTCCTCAGTCTCCTTGTATTTCAGATGGAATTTGTGATGCTGGATTTTCTTTAGTTATGACTCCAGATCCTGAATTTCACGAGTCAGAGGCAGaagtaagaaaagaaacagaaacacaaaagaattcTGAAGAGATGTTTAAAGCAAGGCAGGGAGCTCTGGTCCCACTAAGTCCAGCATCAAATCTGAGAGTTCAGCGTAAGAGAAAAGCAAGCACGCTGCCTGTGGTACAGAGTAAAAGGGTGAACTTGTGCCGTCCCTTTCCCAAAAGAACTCCTGCTGGAGTAAACAAGGGTCCAGACTCTCCCACGACTCCCAAGTTAGTCAAAGGACAGTTtcctcagaaaggaaaaagag GAGGTGCTGAAGTGCTGACTGCACAGTTTGGACAGATAACCAAATTGGATAGGAAAAACCAAGGAGCTCCTATTTCTAAAGATGTTCCAGTGTCAACGAATGCTAAAAGGGCAAGGAAACGAGAGACATCTTCAGTCAAAACTGTTCCAAGGGTTGAGCCACCTGTGAAGAAATCTCCACAAAAACAGAGGGTAAATATAGTAAAAGGCAATCAGAATCCCAGAATCAGAAAGCAGCCACAACCTG CCAAAGGAGAAACGTCTTCACAGCTTCAATCAGAAATTTCAGATGGTCAAGAAGACGTTACTAGCATAAGTACAGCTCAACCAGAAAATATCACGGTGGCTCCAAAAGACCCACCTGAAAACTCCATTGTCGACTGTGACTCCCAGGCCTTAAATATGTTGGCTGATCTTGCATTAAGCGCTGCTACCTCTACCACACCATCCTCTGAGCCCAGAAACTTTCCCTGCTCCTCTGAATTGCCACAAAACGAGGTTTTGCTTTCTAAAGAACATTCTTTGTGCAGTACATCGGACCATGAATATCATAGAGGAGTTAAAAGTCAAAAAGGTGGACCGTTATCCAAGCCCTCCTCTGATAAGAGTAATCTGACATCAGACCCCACGGTCAGCCAGGAGGAAGAGAGCTTGGTTCCTGGCATTCAGGCCCCTGTGGAAGCCCAGTCGGCACTGCCTGAGGAAACTGTAGAAAGTTCCGACGCAAGCCAGAGCTCTTTTGTTGCTGTGGAGCATTCCTATGCCCTGCTCCTTGCAGAACATTCAAAGAAGCATCTACAGCATAGAGGGGCCCCAGGCCCTGCGTTTGCCAAGAATGGCACAAAAGGCCCTGAAGCGGGAACCCCAGTGGGGAAGGTGATGCCATTTCGGCATCAGCAGGTCACCTCCCCACTGCAGAAGCTTTCTGAGGCCCCAGCGCTCAGGCGCAGGAGCAGGGTGCTGCCCTCCAGCCTGCAGGACTTCAGCCGCTCTCATACCGTATTCAGCTGTGACGGCTCCTTTAAGGTCACTTTCAAATGTGAAGCAGATTACGTGTTCAGCTTAGACAGCAAGTATACCAACAACTCCCTGGAGAAGACTGTAATCAGAGCACTACACGG GCCTTGGAATACTGATTTACCACATAACATGGAAGAAGTGAAGCTTTTACTTCATATTTGGGTAGCTCTGTTTTACAGCAATCAAAACAAAGTCATACGATCATCCCGAAAAGTAGTAGAACACAGCAACCCAGCAAAATACGTGTCCATAACTAGCACGTTAGAATCGTTTGAATTCAGTGAAATTGAGGAGTCCTCCGGTGTGGAAAGGTGCTCCGTAGACCCTCTGTTGGAGACTAATGAGGCTCCCAGAGGTCCTGCTGCCGAATTGTCCTTCCCAGACACTGACCCCCTGCTTCCTTTCATGAAACCACCGCCTGTGAGAGGCTTGGAGCTTTGGGTGCAgaataaacagaaagaaatgtTTGCTACAGCAGGTCATCCAGAGACCCCAGAAAGCCAGAATTTCATCTATTCTTGTAATAATGAG ATAATTGGGGGGAAAGCCGAACAAGAGTCATCAGATAAACTAGAGACCTCTAATCTGGTGCTTTCTAGCATTGGAAGCACCCAAACTAATGGATCTTCTATTCCTGCTGAAGATAAAACCATTGAGCCACTTGATGGCACACAGGTGACTTCTTATAATGATACTGTCACACAATCCACATTCGCCAAGACTTACGATGGGATCAGCAGTCCGTCAATGATTTGTCAAAAGTCTGTGTACAGCACCCTTGAAAGCAAAGTTGATGTTTTTCAtgcaaaaatgcaaacaaaaacagGTGCTTTGCAGGGCCTTATCCAGCATAGCAGCCCCATAAACAAGGAATGTCAGTCATCGTTGGAAGGGAAGGATGATATGGGGTATGTAGTGATTAATCTGGAACCGGTTACATTCACTTTTGAAAACAACGCCTATGCACCAATAGAGACAGaagttgtaaatagagctgataAACCTACAGCCTTTAATGTGGAGTTGATTAAACAAGTATCACCTGCTACAAGCCTTAAACATCCTGGGTCTGCATTTGAAAAGGCACAGACACAGGGTCTTAGGGACATTCCCTCTCTGGCAATGTCAGGACAACAAGGCGCTAAGTACCTTTGTGCCTCCTCAGTGAGTAGAGAGACACTTGCTAAAGAAATGTGTTCATTACAGAAAGGACAGGCTGTTGCAGGCTCACCATCGCCATCTGATAATTCCCTGGTAACAGAGGCATTATCACTGGTTAAAAGTTCTAGTTATTTGTTACCCAGAGAAGACAGGAAGCTCTCTCAAGAATGTTTTCTGTCCACTCAGAGTCTCTTTAGCATCTCTTCGGAAGAGATTGTAGAGCCGTCCCAGCTTGAAGAAGTAGTCTCATCGTCAGCCTCTGCCCCCTTGGAAGAAAAGGATTCACTTGACTGCATCCCATCAATGAGGAATGCTTCGGATGGCTCTTCAGAACTAAAGAATGACAAGAGTGGTCTAACCAGTGAAAATAAGAGTTTTGAATCATTTAATTCTGCATTTACCAAACAAACCAACCTATCTGTGAATAGAGAGGAAGTCAGCCTCGAGTTATCAGAGGAATATTCTGACCTTGACCTCACTCTCACCATATCACCACCCACGAGTCCCAGGGAAGAAGCACCCGCTGGTGAAATggagcagcagcaggaggccCCGTTACCCTGCTTAGAGCTTCAGGAGACAGCGGAAGAAATAATTGAGCCTGAAGAGGTGCCTGACGTGAACTCTGCTGATCACACGTCAATGAAACCACTAGAAAGTGAGAGAAAAGGTGATAACTTACAGACAGTGGCTTTCATACTTTCTAAAGAAACCTGTGCCCTTGAGGTTGCGGAGGAAGTTCATGTTGCTTCAGACTTCCCCTTCGGTTCTTTAATTGAAGAAGTGTCACCAGCTTCTAGCCCTGACTGCCAGGTACCAGGTGAAGAAGCACAACCAGCTCGGGCTGAATCCCCAAGTAGTTTTAAACTCTGTGGTGAACACTGTGAGAAAAGTGACAGATCCTCCCAGGTTGAGTCAGTAGATTTGGccataacagaaaaagaaaattcttttgtTGGTCCCACCCATCCAGTGGGACAAGATAACTTAACTCAGATACAGCAAATGCAGCTTTCTGCTGAAATGCCTCTAATACTAAAAAATCACCCAGGAAGAAAAGATAGATTTTTAACCCTTCCTGGTGAAGTCACTGAGGAACTTGTCCCAAGTGAGTGTGGTGAGGGTTACTCTTTCTCAGAAAAGGTGCCACACCATGATGCAGAGTTAAACCAGCCTGCCTCAGCTGCCACATGCAGAGATTCTCTAGAAAACCTGGTAACATCAAGAAATCCACTGCAACCAATGAGTGTAGAGAACAGAAATCCCCACCTAAGTCATCTTGTCGTGGAGACCAGTGAGCCTCCGTTTAGCCCTCAGAAGATCCTTGAAAATAAGTCTTTTGCTGACACGTTTGTTTCTACAACCACACCAAATGGTGTGAATGTGTCATTAAAACAGCAGACCAGCCCTAAGAGCCTTAAGGAAAATGTCTCGAGCAGTGATTTGAAAATAAACGAACTCTGTTACATTCTGGTTAAGTCCTTGCGCTTTGGCCCAGTTGCCGGAGCTGAGGCTGTGCAGGCCCGCGGGAACCTGGAGCTCCCCGAGCCCACCCTCTCCTCGGGAGGGGCCACCCTAACCCACAGAGCAGGACCCAGCAATGCAGGGATGGAGTTTCAAACACAGGAAATGTCGGTCGTCGGAATGGCCAGTCTGCTCAAGAATAATGAAACTGGAGCTGAGTTATGTGAAACAGCTATAGATCTAGGAGGTGTCGGCTCTCAGCTGCACATCACCTCTTCAGAAGGCAGACACAAACCGGCCCACATGCTGCAAGATGGGTCACCGTGTGCAGGAAGAGATCTGATGAATGGTGGGCTTTTCCCCGTGTATTTACATGCTGATTCTAACCAGAATACAGCAGCAACCGGTGAAACTATCGATACAGAGCCTTCTGCTTCCTTTGTTCCCAAATCTTGTGCCCCTCTTGTTTGTGGGGTCTTTGAAGAGCAGGTGGAAGATAAGAGTGCTGATGAGGGGCCGAGGGCTGAGTGGGGCTCTGTGACCCGAGGTGGAGGCATGGATATCAGTGTGAACTCTGTCATCCATTATgaaccactttctggagactcgGATCAAGACACTTCTGGTGAGTGTGGGAACCCCAGATTAGATACAGAAGAGTCCTGTACTTTGCGATGTAGTCTCACCGAGAAAAAACAACGTACTTCCAGAGATGGTTTTGACTCTTTCCTGAACCTAAACAGTAGTGATTATGATGACTGGGGCTACTCGAGCCAGGTTCCAGGGCTGGAGACGGGCATTTCTCCCAGAAGCTGGCCTGTGGGATTAAAGAAGGAAGATAAGTGTGTGCCCTGTTACGTCCAAATCCGAGATCTCCGTGGGATCCCCAGGGCCTACGCTAACTTCACTGTCACTAAAGAGCTGAGAGACACCACGAGAACCCTGCATAGCCTGTGGAGGCACCCCAGCATCACGGCCAAGGGCGGCTTGCTCAGCTCCTGGACGGACACTTGGCAGGTGGCAGACGACCTCACCCAGAACACCTTAGATCTAGAGTATCTGCGTTTTGCacagaaactaaaacaaattgTGAAGACGGGAATTGCTCCGTGTTCCGCCCCTTCCACCACCGTCTTTCCTAAGGAGCCCCCTCTCCAGGGTACCATGGGGGCTTTCCCTGTGACAAAAGTGCCCGAGTCCCCGAGGCTGCCTCCTTCCTCCCGTAGCAGGAGTCCCCTCATGGTGACAGTCGTGTACTCAGACCCCAGACACCAGAGTCAGCAGGCGAGAGGGCAGACACCCAGCTGTGTGGACCATTTCTCCTCCTcctggaaggagaggtgtggCCATGATAGAAATCAGCTCACAAACTCTGAACGAAATTCGACTGTTCCATACCATCTCAACAAACTGAAATATAACAGTACATTGAAAGAGTCCCGGAATGACATTTCCCTCATTCTCAACGAATACGCCGAATTCAACAAGGTGATGAACAGCCACCAGGTCACCTTCCAGGAGAAAGAGACACATGCTGCTTCTGGAGAAGCCGAACCCCGAGAGCTGTGTCCCTCCATCCCTCAGCCAGCCTCCTACGAGGACATGGTCGCAGACATGTGCACCAGTCTGCACGTCAAACTGGAGAGGGTCATGAAGAAGGCTTGTACCAGGACCTTCCTCTTCCACCTCGTGGAGACAGAGGACAAGTCCTTCTTTGTAAGAACAAAG CATATTCTAAGGAAAGGAGGCCACACAGAAATTGAACCTCAGCATTTCTGTCAAGCGTTTCACAGAGAGAAAGATACGCTCATAGTCATCATCAGAAATGAAGATATATCATCACATTTGCATCAG ATTCCTTCTCTGCTGAAGCTGAAGCACTTTCCCAGTGTCATCTTTGCTGGAATCGACAGCCCTGAAGACGTCCTCAATAACACCTACCAAGAGCTGTTCCAGACAGGAGGCTTTGTGGTGTCAGATGACAAAACACTAGAAACTTTAACATTAG TACAACTGAAGGAAATTGTCAAAACCCTGGAGAAACTAAATGGAAATGGAAGATGGAAGTGGTTGCTTCACTACAGGGAAACTAAAAAGCTAAAAGATGATGTGAG aGTGGATTCAATTGCACATAAAAAGAACTTAATACTGAAATCGTATCAGAGTGCAAATATCATTGAGCTGCTTCATTATCACCAGTGTGACTCCCGATCAGCAACAAAAGCTGAGCACCTGAAATGTCTGCTAAACCTGCAAATTCAGCATGTCCACGCCAGGTTTGCCGTCTTCCTTACAG aaaaGCCTGTTGTCTCCAGAGAAGTCTTTGAAAACAGTGGCATCCTTGTTACAGATGTAAATGACTTTATTGAAAATATACAGAAAGTAGCAGCTCCGTTCAGGAGTAGCTACTGGTAA